A portion of the Clostridium gelidum genome contains these proteins:
- a CDS encoding CAP domain-containing protein, whose translation MKKASLKKLVSVVVVAVTITTLLPLGVSAQWRQNTDSTWSYIEENTMANGWKTISDTWYYFNSNGKMNTGWICDSGTWYYLDKTGAMKTGWINDNGKWYYLDSTGEMQTGVVKINTKTYCLNNSGEMLVGSVNVGNKLYEFASDGQAIGAIPQTNINSNQEFNGTVNISTNVDVNELPTLPQNYKISVQATAENKILELMNEKRTEVGLQPLTIDNTLLQVARYKSNHMIQYNYFDHTNSDGTKWTNWLKEIGYRYTTTGENIAYNTYDAVELFNQWWNSSEHRANMMNASYTKVGIGVINGNDKYMGTQEFSN comes from the coding sequence ATGAAGAAAGCTTCATTAAAAAAGTTAGTGAGTGTAGTTGTTGTAGCAGTAACAATTACTACTCTATTACCATTAGGAGTATCTGCACAGTGGAGACAAAACACGGATAGTACTTGGAGTTATATAGAAGAAAATACGATGGCTAATGGTTGGAAAACAATTTCTGATACATGGTATTACTTTAATTCAAACGGAAAAATGAATACAGGTTGGATTTGTGATAGTGGAACGTGGTACTATCTTGATAAAACTGGTGCAATGAAAACTGGTTGGATTAATGATAATGGTAAGTGGTATTATTTGGACAGTACAGGAGAAATGCAAACAGGGGTTGTTAAAATTAATACAAAAACATATTGTTTAAATAACTCTGGAGAAATGTTAGTAGGATCAGTTAACGTAGGAAATAAACTATATGAATTTGCTTCGGATGGACAAGCGATAGGTGCAATACCACAAACTAATATAAATAGTAATCAAGAGTTTAATGGAACTGTAAATATTAGTACTAACGTAGATGTAAACGAATTGCCTACGCTGCCACAAAACTATAAGATAAGTGTACAAGCTACTGCTGAAAATAAAATTCTTGAATTGATGAATGAAAAAAGAACAGAAGTAGGATTACAACCATTAACTATAGATAATACTTTATTGCAAGTAGCAAGGTATAAGAGTAACCATATGATACAATATAATTACTTTGACCATACGAATTCAGATGGAACAAAATGGACTAATTGGCTTAAAGAAATCGGTTACAGATATACTACAACTGGAGAAAATATAGCATATAATACTTATGATGCAGTTGAATTATTCAACCAATGGTGGAATTCATCTGAACATAGAGCAAATATGATGAATGCGTCTTATACTAAAGTTGGTATAGGGGTAATAAATGGCAATGATAAATATATGGGTACACAGGAGTTTTCAAACTAA
- a CDS encoding fructose-1,6-bisphosphatase translates to MEIYDENIKYLKLLARQYPTIAEASTEIINLEAILNLPKGTEHFLADLHGEYEPFVHVLRNGSGAIKIKIEEVFGNSLMDSEKKSLATLVYYAEQKLEIVLKEEKNINDWYKINLYRLIQLCRYTSSKYTRSKVRKALPKDFSYIIEELLHEEAANNDKQGYYDGIINTIIEIDRAKEFIIAISNLIQRLVVDKLHILGDIYDRGPRPDIIIDTLMDYHSVDIQWGNHDILWMGAASGNTTCIANVLRIAARYSNVDVIEDIYGINLLPLATFALKYYKDDTCTAFIPKNNDETGYGTSEIELISKMHKSITIIQFKLEYEIIKRRPEFEMNHRLFLDKINYKDGTITLNDITYELNDRSFPTISPKNPFELTSEEKKLIDKLQISFLNSDKLQKHILFLYNKGSIYLTYNSNLLFHGCIPLNKNKTFKSLTINGEEYKGKKLLDKFDSLAREGYFNNRGSEEKLYGMDIMWYLWNGACSSLFGKEDMTTFERYFINDKTTHKEKKNSYYDFRDTEELCNLIFEEFGLNPSESRIINGHVPVKNKFGENPVKAHGKLIVIDGGFAKAYRNQTGIAGYTLTYNSYGLHLISHQPFKSIEDAFNNEIDILSSRKIVEKLDRKKVGDTDVGNELKNQIKDLKLLLRAYRKGLINEVR, encoded by the coding sequence ATGGAGATTTATGATGAGAATATAAAATATTTAAAGTTACTTGCTAGGCAATATCCCACTATTGCAGAAGCATCTACTGAAATAATTAATTTAGAAGCAATTTTAAATTTACCTAAAGGAACAGAACATTTTTTAGCTGATCTTCATGGTGAATATGAACCATTTGTTCATGTTTTAAGAAATGGTTCAGGTGCTATTAAAATAAAAATCGAAGAAGTTTTTGGTAATTCATTAATGGACTCTGAGAAGAAAAGCTTGGCCACATTGGTTTATTATGCTGAACAGAAATTAGAAATCGTTTTAAAAGAAGAAAAGAATATAAATGATTGGTATAAAATCAACTTATATAGGTTAATTCAACTATGTAGATATACATCATCTAAATATACAAGATCAAAAGTAAGAAAAGCACTTCCAAAGGATTTTAGCTATATTATAGAAGAATTATTACATGAAGAAGCTGCTAACAATGATAAACAAGGTTATTATGATGGAATAATCAATACTATTATAGAGATTGATAGAGCAAAAGAATTTATAATCGCTATATCAAATCTAATACAGCGATTAGTTGTTGATAAATTACACATACTAGGAGATATATATGATAGAGGTCCAAGACCGGATATAATAATTGACACTCTTATGGATTATCATTCTGTTGATATACAATGGGGTAATCACGATATATTATGGATGGGAGCTGCTTCTGGTAATACTACCTGTATAGCAAATGTCTTAAGAATAGCAGCTAGATATTCTAATGTAGATGTAATTGAAGATATTTATGGGATAAATTTATTGCCACTTGCAACCTTTGCACTTAAATATTACAAAGATGACACCTGCACTGCTTTTATTCCTAAAAATAATGATGAAACTGGATATGGAACTTCTGAAATTGAGCTTATATCTAAAATGCATAAATCTATAACAATTATTCAATTTAAACTTGAATATGAAATAATAAAGAGAAGACCTGAATTTGAAATGAATCATAGATTGTTTTTAGATAAGATAAATTATAAAGACGGAACTATAACTTTAAATGATATCACTTATGAACTTAATGATAGAAGTTTTCCTACAATAAGCCCTAAGAATCCATTTGAACTTACAAGTGAAGAAAAAAAATTGATAGATAAACTTCAAATTTCATTTCTCAATAGTGATAAATTACAAAAGCATATTTTATTTCTTTACAATAAAGGAAGTATATATTTAACTTATAATTCTAATCTATTATTTCATGGGTGCATCCCTTTAAATAAGAACAAAACATTTAAAAGTCTAACTATTAATGGAGAAGAATATAAAGGTAAAAAACTTTTAGATAAGTTTGATTCCTTAGCTAGAGAAGGTTACTTTAATAATAGAGGTAGCGAAGAAAAGTTATATGGAATGGATATAATGTGGTATTTATGGAATGGAGCTTGTTCTTCTCTTTTTGGAAAAGAAGATATGACCACTTTTGAAAGATATTTTATTAATGACAAGACCACACATAAAGAAAAGAAAAATTCATATTATGATTTTAGAGATACAGAAGAACTGTGCAATTTAATCTTTGAAGAGTTTGGTTTAAATCCATCGGAATCTAGGATAATAAACGGACATGTCCCCGTAAAAAATAAATTTGGTGAAAATCCAGTAAAGGCACATGGTAAACTTATAGTTATAGATGGAGGGTTTGCAAAAGCATACAGAAATCAAACTGGTATTGCTGGATATACCCTAACCTATAATTCTTATGGATTACATCTTATATCTCATCAACCTTTTAAATCAATAGAAGATGCTTTTAATAATGAAATAGATATACTGTCTTCAAGAAAAATAGTTGAAAAATTAGATCGAAAAAAAGTTGGAGATACTGATGTAGGAAATGAATTAAAGAATCAAATTAAAGATTTGAAATTATTACTTAGAGCTTATAGAAAAGGCTTGATAAATGAGGTAAGATAA
- a CDS encoding class IV adenylate cyclase, whose amino-acid sequence MQELETRIIDIDVENIRSILLSNGAEKVKMEDQINDIYDFEDGRLLEKKGYARIRTVNDMLNNKVIYFMTTKKMLSQEIFKVMEENETIIENKQMGEGIFKSLGLILKESNKKYRESYKLYDCLIEIDINDKNFCPFPYIEIETTSEEKLEKVVKLLGYTLEDTTSRTIYDILSQRGLLNNNPKGV is encoded by the coding sequence ATGCAAGAATTAGAAACTAGAATTATTGATATTGATGTTGAAAATATAAGAAGTATTTTATTATCAAATGGTGCTGAAAAAGTTAAGATGGAAGATCAAATTAATGATATATATGATTTTGAAGATGGAAGACTTCTAGAAAAAAAAGGATATGCTCGTATAAGAACTGTAAATGACATGCTTAATAATAAAGTTATATATTTCATGACTACAAAGAAAATGTTATCTCAAGAAATATTTAAAGTAATGGAAGAAAATGAGACAATAATAGAAAATAAACAAATGGGTGAAGGAATATTTAAGTCTCTTGGTTTAATTTTGAAAGAATCTAATAAAAAATATAGAGAAAGCTATAAATTATATGATTGCCTCATTGAAATAGATATAAATGATAAGAATTTCTGCCCATTTCCTTATATAGAAATAGAAACTACATCTGAAGAAAAACTAGAAAAAGTAGTTAAATTACTCGGCTATACATTAGAAGATACAACATCTCGAACTATTTATGATATTTTATCTCAAAGAGGATTACTTAATAATAATCCTAAAGGTGTATAA
- a CDS encoding GntR family transcriptional regulator: MEKKVKIVSPIYQQIAVDIASKIANGDYEVGEKIYARSVLASQYGVSSETSRRAICILSDIDVVATNKGSGVIIKSREKAIKFLKQYNEVKTINDLKNDILNSLERQKNENDYLKEKLSQLIDKTDRFKSINPFMPFEICLSKDTPHIEKTLSEINFWHNTSATVICIKRNDCLEMSPGPYAVLHENDILYFVGDEECYDRVNKFIYP; this comes from the coding sequence ATGGAGAAAAAAGTAAAAATAGTAAGTCCTATATATCAACAAATTGCTGTTGATATTGCATCTAAAATAGCAAATGGAGATTATGAAGTTGGTGAGAAAATTTATGCGCGCTCAGTACTCGCAAGTCAGTATGGAGTATCATCAGAGACATCAAGACGTGCTATTTGTATATTATCAGACATAGATGTTGTAGCGACAAATAAAGGTAGTGGAGTAATTATAAAATCTCGTGAGAAAGCGATTAAATTTTTAAAACAATATAATGAAGTTAAAACTATAAATGATTTAAAAAATGATATATTAAATAGTTTAGAACGTCAAAAAAATGAAAATGATTATTTGAAAGAAAAATTATCTCAGCTAATTGATAAAACAGACCGCTTTAAATCAATAAATCCATTCATGCCCTTTGAAATATGCTTATCAAAAGATACACCACATATAGAGAAAACACTATCAGAAATTAATTTTTGGCATAATACTTCTGCAACAGTTATTTGTATTAAAAGAAATGATTGTCTTGAAATGTCACCAGGACCATATGCAGTTTTGCATGAAAATGATATTTTGTATTTTGTTGGTGATGAAGAATGCTATGACCGTGTGAATAAGTTTATATATCCTTGA
- a CDS encoding transporter substrate-binding domain-containing protein: MKKRILTLFMFVLVISAVVGCGVKDNKSTLTKIKEKGKFTYALTGAYPPFNYMNEDGHIVGFDVDIANALANDMGVEAEVISTQWDGIVGGLKSKRFDTIIGSMAITDKRLEEVSFTDPYYTDGAQFFTKSDLNYKSIEDLKNGKVGVVTGTTFQDALKSMDNITEVLQFEGDVENFMAASDGRSDGIVTSRFVGLQAPKEYNLVPVGPMLYTEDIAIAVSKDDKDLLEALNNSLKKIIKNGTYEEISNRWFGINILEK; encoded by the coding sequence ATGAAAAAGAGGATTTTAACATTATTTATGTTTGTATTAGTGATTAGTGCAGTTGTAGGTTGTGGAGTAAAGGACAATAAATCTACATTAACTAAGATTAAGGAAAAAGGGAAATTCACATATGCATTAACAGGAGCATATCCACCATTTAATTATATGAATGAAGATGGACATATAGTAGGATTTGATGTGGATATTGCAAATGCACTTGCAAATGACATGGGAGTAGAGGCAGAAGTAATTTCAACACAATGGGACGGTATAGTTGGAGGGCTAAAGAGCAAAAGATTTGATACTATTATTGGAAGTATGGCTATTACAGATAAAAGATTAGAAGAAGTTAGTTTTACTGATCCATATTATACTGACGGAGCACAATTTTTTACAAAATCAGATTTGAATTATAAGTCTATTGAAGATTTGAAGAATGGTAAAGTAGGGGTTGTTACAGGAACAACGTTTCAAGATGCACTAAAAAGTATGGATAATATTACTGAAGTACTTCAATTTGAAGGTGATGTTGAAAACTTTATGGCAGCTTCAGATGGTCGTTCAGATGGAATTGTAACTAGTAGATTTGTAGGACTTCAAGCTCCAAAAGAGTATAATTTAGTTCCAGTAGGTCCCATGCTTTATACAGAAGACATTGCAATTGCTGTAAGTAAAGATGACAAGGATTTACTTGAAGCACTTAATAATTCATTGAAAAAAATAATAAAAAACGGAACTTATGAAGAAATAAGTAATCGTTGGTTTGGTATTAATATTTTAGAAAAATAA
- a CDS encoding amino acid ABC transporter permease, translating to MRILEILLQAKDGIFEFFSIAIKYLPNFLPGVVITLELSFLSILLGTGFGILVNVLKMTKIKILCIICDFYVAIVRGTPLLLQLFFIFYGLPQMGITINRFITAVIGLAFHNGAYISEIFRGAIKSVDYGQEEASYSIGMTKFEAFRYVVFPQAFKHAVPTLGNQFILAIKDSSLTSVITISETMMLARQFAAATYSIFPIYFDAACFYMMFTYVLSKLLKHIEYKLKCNER from the coding sequence ATGAGAATATTAGAAATTTTATTACAAGCAAAGGATGGAATATTTGAGTTCTTTTCTATAGCAATTAAGTATTTACCGAATTTTTTACCAGGTGTAGTTATTACATTGGAACTATCTTTTTTATCAATACTTTTAGGAACAGGTTTTGGAATATTGGTAAATGTTTTGAAGATGACTAAGATAAAGATATTATGTATAATATGTGATTTTTATGTTGCAATTGTTCGTGGAACACCATTACTATTGCAACTATTTTTTATCTTTTATGGGTTGCCACAAATGGGAATTACAATTAATAGATTTATTACTGCAGTAATTGGTTTAGCATTTCATAATGGTGCATATATTAGCGAAATTTTTCGTGGTGCTATTAAATCAGTTGATTATGGACAAGAAGAAGCGTCATATTCAATTGGAATGACTAAATTTGAAGCTTTTAGATATGTTGTTTTTCCACAAGCATTTAAACATGCAGTTCCAACACTTGGAAATCAATTTATTTTAGCAATAAAAGATTCATCACTTACAAGTGTTATAACTATTTCAGAAACAATGATGCTTGCAAGACAATTTGCAGCAGCAACATACTCTATTTTTCCAATTTATTTTGATGCTGCTTGTTTTTACATGATGTTTACTTATGTATTAAGCAAACTATTAAAGCATATTGAATACAAATTAAAATGTAATGAGAGGTAA
- a CDS encoding amino acid ABC transporter ATP-binding protein, translated as MIEVQNLYKSFKKLKVIKGVDLKVERGEVVTIIGSSGSGKSTLLRCINFLEKKDSGKIIFDGKVVKNTAHEINRMRKRVGMVFQNFNLFPNMTVLENIMSGPKIVKDMTPEAAKKTAMEFLNKVGLEDKADTYPAMLSGGEKQRVAIARTLAMAPDVILFDEPTSALDPELVGEVLMVMKGLTKIGITMIIVTHEMAFAKEVSDKIIFLNEGKIAEMGTPDEIFNHPKDERLQAFLDSINLA; from the coding sequence ATGATTGAAGTACAAAATTTATATAAAAGTTTCAAAAAATTAAAAGTAATTAAGGGTGTAGACTTAAAAGTAGAGCGTGGCGAAGTCGTGACTATAATCGGCTCAAGTGGATCTGGAAAAAGTACATTGCTCCGTTGTATAAACTTCCTTGAAAAAAAAGATAGTGGGAAAATAATATTTGATGGAAAAGTTGTGAAAAATACAGCACATGAAATTAATCGGATGAGAAAAAGAGTTGGAATGGTATTTCAGAATTTCAATCTTTTTCCCAATATGACAGTATTAGAAAATATAATGAGTGGTCCCAAAATTGTTAAGGATATGACACCAGAAGCTGCAAAAAAAACAGCTATGGAATTTTTAAATAAAGTTGGATTAGAAGATAAAGCAGATACTTATCCAGCTATGTTATCAGGGGGAGAAAAGCAAAGAGTTGCAATTGCAAGAACTCTAGCTATGGCTCCAGACGTCATATTGTTTGATGAACCAACTTCTGCTCTTGATCCAGAACTTGTTGGTGAGGTACTTATGGTTATGAAAGGACTTACGAAGATAGGGATAACTATGATTATAGTTACTCATGAGATGGCATTTGCAAAAGAAGTTTCTGACAAAATAATATTTTTAAATGAAGGCAAGATTGCTGAGATGGGAACTCCAGATGAAATATTTAATCATCCAAAGGATGAAAGATTGCAGGCTTTTTTGGATAGTATAAATTTGGCATAG
- the glcT gene encoding glucose PTS transporter transcription antiterminator GlcT encodes MSILIDSAVVLKSYNNNIVSVTINEEERILFAKGIGFGKKFGDKIEKGTEVEKIFILEDEDNLRNFKQVIENVDENFLILCETMISYIENELKEDLDERIHVALVDHLNFAVQRLSNNEEIENPFLMEIKALYEKEYTLAEKVAETLQYEKGVNIPVGEIGFIALHIHSARNCGKLSNTLKSTHLINSIVEYVEKQIEVQIDKTSLDYARFVTHLRFAIKRILSDISIKNDFIKEIKSKYKLSYKIASGVSKILIEQLQKNVTVDEIAYLAMHIERLRIATIDK; translated from the coding sequence ATGAGTATACTTATTGATTCAGCAGTCGTATTAAAGTCTTATAATAACAATATAGTTTCAGTAACCATAAATGAAGAAGAAAGAATACTTTTTGCTAAAGGCATTGGGTTTGGTAAAAAATTTGGAGATAAAATTGAAAAAGGCACTGAAGTTGAAAAAATATTTATTCTTGAGGATGAAGATAATTTAAGAAACTTTAAACAAGTAATTGAAAATGTTGATGAAAATTTTTTAATTTTATGTGAAACGATGATATCTTACATAGAAAATGAATTAAAAGAAGATTTAGATGAGAGGATACACGTTGCATTAGTAGACCATTTGAACTTTGCAGTACAAAGACTTTCAAATAATGAGGAAATAGAAAATCCATTTCTTATGGAAATTAAAGCGCTATATGAAAAGGAATATACCTTGGCTGAAAAAGTGGCAGAAACTTTACAATATGAAAAAGGGGTAAATATTCCAGTTGGTGAAATTGGATTTATCGCATTACATATTCATTCTGCTAGAAATTGTGGAAAATTATCTAATACACTAAAGAGTACGCATCTAATAAATTCAATAGTTGAATATGTCGAAAAACAAATAGAAGTACAAATAGATAAAACCTCTTTAGATTATGCTAGATTTGTAACACATTTAAGATTTGCAATAAAAAGAATATTAAGTGATATATCTATTAAAAATGATTTTATAAAAGAAATAAAGTCCAAGTATAAGTTATCTTATAAGATAGCTAGTGGTGTATCAAAAATATTAATTGAGCAATTGCAAAAGAATGTTACTGTTGATGAAATAGCATATTTGGCAATGCATATAGAAAGATTGAGAATAGCTACAATAGATAAATAA
- a CDS encoding PTS sugar transporter subunit IIA: MFNFFKKKQNKEVNLVAPITGKTIDLSAVPDNVFAEKLAGDGIAIDPTGDVIVSPADGELTLVFKTMHAFAITLANGAELLIHIGIDTVSLNGEGFQQLVEAGTMVKAGTPIIKIDRDFILSKGLSLITPVLITNMDIVKKLKTNVDKDVVAGQNEVISFSL, encoded by the coding sequence ATGTTTAATTTTTTTAAAAAAAAACAAAATAAAGAAGTAAACTTAGTCGCGCCTATAACTGGAAAAACTATAGATTTATCTGCTGTACCTGATAACGTATTTGCTGAAAAATTAGCTGGTGATGGAATTGCTATAGATCCAACTGGTGATGTAATAGTTTCACCTGCTGATGGAGAATTAACATTAGTATTTAAAACAATGCATGCATTTGCTATAACACTTGCTAATGGAGCTGAATTATTAATTCATATAGGAATTGATACAGTTTCTTTAAATGGTGAAGGCTTTCAACAACTAGTTGAAGCTGGAACTATGGTTAAAGCTGGAACCCCAATTATAAAAATCGATAGAGATTTTATTTTAAGTAAAGGTCTTTCTTTAATCACCCCAGTTTTAATTACTAATATGGATATTGTAAAAAAATTAAAGACTAATGTTGATAAAGATGTTGTTGCAGGACAAAATGAAGTAATTAGCTTTAGTTTATAA